The Zea mays cultivar B73 chromosome 7, Zm-B73-REFERENCE-NAM-5.0, whole genome shotgun sequence DNA segment gactagttgaagtctcttgtgacgttgtgtttgatgaaactaacggctctcaagtagagcaaattgatcttgatgagataggtgaagaacaggctccatgcatagcgcttaggaacatgtccattggggatgtgtgtcctaaggaatccgaagagcctccaagtacacaagatcaaccatccttccccatgcaagcatctccaccaactcaaaatgaggatgaggctcaaaatgatgaagagcaaaatcaagaagacgagccacctcaagatgatagcaatgatcaagggggagatacaaatgatcaagaaaagaaggatgaggaagaaccaagaccgccacacccaagagtccaccaagcaatacaacgagatcaccccgtcgacaccatcctcggcgacattcataagggggtaactacacgatctcgggttgctcatttttgtgaacattactcttttgtttcctctattgagccacacagggtagaggaagctctccaagattcagattgggtggtggcgatgcaagaggagctcaacaatttcacgaggaatgaggtctggcatttagttccacgtcctaaccaaaatgttgtaggaaccaaatgggtcttccgcaacaagcaagatgagcatggtgtggtgacaaggaacaaagctcgactcgtagccaaagggtattcacaagtcgaaggtttggatttcggtgaaacctatgcacccgtagctaggcttgagtcaattcgcatattattggcctatgctacttaccatggctttaagctttatcaaatggacgtgaaaagtgccttcctcaacggaccgatcaaggaagaggtctatgttgagcaacctccaggctttgaagacagtgagtaccctaaccatgtctataggctctctaaggcgctttatgggctcaagcaagccccaagagcatggtatgaatgcctaagagatttccttattgctaatggcttcaaagttggcaaggccgatcctacactctttactaaaactcttgaaaatgacttgtttgtatgccaaatttatgttgatgatattatatttgggtctactaacgagtctacatgtgaagagtttagtaggatcatgacacagaaattcgagatgtcgatgatgggggagttgaaatattttctaggattccaagtcaagcaactccaagagggcaccttcattagccaaacgaagtacactcaagacattcttgctaagtttgggatgaaggatgccaaacccatcaagacacccatgggaacaaatgggcatctcgacctcgacacgggaggtaagtccgtggatcaaaaggtataccggtcgatgattggttcattgctttatttatgtgcatctcgaccggacattatgctttccgtttgcatgtgtgcaagattccaatccgaccctaaggaatcccaccttacggccgtaaaacgaatcttgagatatttggcttatacccctaagtttgggctttggtaccctcggggatccacatttgatttacttggttatacggatgccgattgggcgggatgcaaaatcaataggaagagcacatcggggacttgccagttcttgggaagatccttggtgtcttgggcttcaaagaagcaaaattcggtcgctctttccaccgccgaagccgagtacattgccgcaggacattgttgcgcgcagttgctttggatgaggcaaaccctgcgggactacggttacaaattaaccaaagtccctttgctatgtgataatgagagtgcaattaaaatggccgacaatcccgtcgagcatagccgcactaagcacatagccattcggtatcattttcttagggatcaccaacaaaagggggatatcgagatttcttacattaatactaaagatcaattagccgatatctttaccaagccacttgatgaacaatcttttaccagacttaggcatgagctcaatattcttgattctagaaatttcttttgctaagcttgcacacatagctcttttgaatacctttgatcatatctcttttatatgctatgactaatgtgttttcaagtttatttcaaaccaagtcataggtatattgaaagggaattaggatcttcggcgaagacaaaggcttccactccgtaactcatacttcgccatcactccgagcaactctctattctttgggggagaaatgagcatcaaagaaaagaacTTCATCCCTGGggaagagagtaaaagctcaaaagcttcgctttttggtataatcttaactcatttattttatgaccaaaggggaagatagcacttaaagggctctaatgattccgtttttggcgattcatgccaaaaagggggagaaatgagcccaaagcaaaaggaccgcaccaccaccaccaaattcaaaaacttagtgctttccaaaagtctttatcatttggtatcctattgtgttcaaaagggggagaaagtaatatttcaaaaatggtatatcaaaaccctcttgaacactaagaggtggatctcttttagggggagttttgtttagtcaaaggaaaagcatttgaaatagggggagacaatttcaaatcttgaaaatgctttgcaaactcttattcatgtacctttgactatttgcaaaagatctttgaaatggatttacaaaaagaatttgcaaaaacaaaacatgtggtgcaaacgtggtccaaaatgttatataagaaagaaacattccttgcatatcttgtaagtagttatattggctcaactccaagtaacctttgcacttacattatgtaaactagttcaattatgcacttctatatttgctttggtttgtgttggcatcaatcaccaaaaagggggagattgaaagggaattaggcttacacctagttcctaaataattttggtggttgaattgcccaacacaaatattggactgactagtttgctctagtgtataagttatacaggtgcaaaaggttcacatctagccaataaaaagaccaagtgttggattcaataaaggagcaaagaggcaaccgagggcacccctggtttggcgcaccggactgtccggtgtgccaccggacagtgcacagtacctgtccggtgcaccaggggactcagactccaactcttcactctcgggaattctcggaagccggcgcgctataattcaccggactgtccggtgtgcaccggacatgtccggtgctccaaggaagctcggcctcctgaactcgccagcctcgggttcgcgcggcagccactccgctaaaattcaccggactgtccggtgtgcaccggactgtccggtgtgccagcggagcaacggctctctgcggcgccaacggctccctgcgcagcattaaatgcgcgcgcagcgcgcgcagacgtcagggctgcccataccggtgcaccggacatcaaacagtgcatgtccggtgtgcaccggacacccaggtgggcccacaagtcagaagctccaacggctagaatccaacggcagtgatgacgtggcaggggcaccggactgtccggtgtgcaccggactgtccggtgcgccatcgagcagaagcctccagccaacggtcaagtttggtggttggggctataaataccccaaccaccccacattcatagccatccaagttttccacttctcaaccacttacaagagctaggcattcaattctagacacattcaaagagatcaaatcctctccaattccacacaaaaccttagtggctagagagagtgatttgccgtgttcatttgagctcttgcgcttggatcgcattctttctttctcttttgttcttgtgatcaacactcaattgtaaccgaggcaagaggcaccgattgtgtggtggcccttgcggggaagttttgttcccggttgattgagaagaaggaaagctcactcggtccgagggaccgtttgagagagggaagggttgaaagagacccggcctttgtggcctcctcaacggggagtaggtttgcaagaaccgaacctcggtaaaacaaatccgcgtgtcactctccttatttgcttgcgatttgttttgccccctctctcgcggactcgtttatatttctaacgctaacccggcttgtagttgtgtttatatttgtaaatttcagtttcgccctattcaccccccctctaggcgactatcagcaacctcccggctttgaagatagtgagtaccctaaccatgtctataaactctctaaggcactttatgggctcaagcaagccccaagagcatggtatgaatgcctaagagattttcttatcgctaatggcttcaaagtcggtaaagccgatcctactctctttactaaaacaattgcaaatgatttgtttgtatgccaaatttatattgatgatatcatatttgggtctactaacaaatcaacttgtgaagagtttagtaagatcatgattcaaaaattcgagatgtctatgatgggggagttgaagtactttctaggattcaagtcaagcaactccaagagggcaccttcatcagccaaacaaagtacattcaagacatactcaccaagtttgggatgaaggatgccaagcccatcaagacacccatgggaaccaatgggcatcttgaaagggaaatgtgcccttgggccatttctaagtattttggtgattgagtgccaacacaagtgcttaaatgtgaatctatacccatggatggacaaagtgcaaatcaagagtaaaggtatgtttctaagccttagtacattgttttgaggactaatgtattgtgtctaagtgcttgaaacaggagaaatcgagtcagagaaaagttggctgtgtacagccaaaaggctgttcggtctggagcaccggactgtccggtggtgcaccgacagtgtccggtgcgccaggccgacttggcgtgaagtggccgctctcgggaattcgccgacagcgtacggctaaaattcaccggactgtccggtgtgcaccggactgtccggtgagccaacggtcggccgggccaacggtcggccgcacgatctgcgcgggacacgtggccgagccaacggctagaagggggcaccggactgtccggtgtgcaccggacatgtccggtgcgccaacggcttcaaggtcgccaacggtcggcttcgctatttaaggaaggaaatcgggcaccggacactgtccggtgtgcaccggactgtccggtgcgcccgacgacagaaggcaagaatggccttccagatttgttctcaacggctcctagctaccttggggctataaaagggacccctaggcgcatggaggagaacaccaagcaaccttagagcattcttgatcatccacactcagtctttgcgcattcgtttgtcattttcagtgattcgagctccgttctagtgagaactttgagatagtctttagagcttgattcttggccgtgtgtgtgcgcattttgctgtggatttgtgtgtgttgcttccctcccttactccgtgcttctttgtgaactttaagtgtaagggcgagagactccaatttgtggagattcctcgcgagttggataaagataagcaaagcaaaacatcgtggtattcaagtgggtctttggaccgcttgagaggggttgattgcaaccctcgtccgctgggacgccacaacgtggagtaggcaagcgttggtcttggccgaaccacgggataaccaccgtgtcatctctgtgattgatccttgttggttattgtgttttgttgaggattccgatctagccacttggcaattattgtgctaacgattaaccaagttttgtggcttaagattttgaagtgttacaggatcacctattcacccccccctctaggtgctctcacatctcgacctcgacacgggaggtaaatccgtagatcaaaaggtataccggtcgatgataggatctttactctatttatgtgcatctcgaccggatattatgctttccgtatgcatgtgtgcaagattccaagctgatcctaaggaagttcaccttagggccgtgaaacgaatcttgagatatttagttcttacaactaagtttggtctttggtaccccaagggatccacttttgatttgataggatattcagatggtgattaggcagggtgcaaaattgatagaaagagcacattagggacttgtcagttcttgggaagatccctggtgtcttgggcttcaaagaaacaaaactcagtagctctttccacagccgaagccgagtatattgccacaggccattgttgcgcgcaattgctttggatgaggcaaacccttagggactatggttacaaattaaccaaagttcctctcctatgtgataatgagagtgcaatccgcatggcggataatcccgttgagcacagccgcactaagcacatagccattcggtatcactttttgagggatcaccaacaaagggggatatcgagattgcttatgttagcaccaaagaacaattagccgatatctttaccaaaccactaggtgagaaaacctttaccaaacttaggcatgttctaaacattcttgattctaggaattttgattgatactttgcacacatagcttctttatatacctttgatcatatctctttcatgtgctatgactaatgtgttttcaagtgcatttcatgctaagtcatagattaaaagggaaatggagtcttcggcgaagacaaggcttccactccactccatcaaattatttacccttcgccgtcactccgcgtcgctctccactttggtataatccttcactcatatattgtttgccaaaggggagagaaagttaaagggcttatatttcactcacaagtatccgtttttggcgattcatgccaaagggggagaaagtattagcccaaagcaaaaggaccgcaccaccaccaatttaaaaatgtagtctttcaatttgtattaaagaagttttttaattggtatcttattttttatataatttcaaattggtacgacccctttcaaaattaatatccaaaaccctcttgaacactaagaggagaatttcattaaggaggagttttgtttagtcaaaggaaaagcgtttgaaacagggggaaaaatttttaaatcttgaaaatgcttctcgaaatcttattcatatacctttgactatttgcaaaaagactttgaaaagaatttccaaaagaatttgcaaaaacaaaacaagtggtgcaaatgtgctcCAAAATGTCTAAATTATCATATCAAACTTATctgcttagaaatgctttcatttcaaaataacttatgcacatatgctaaaatgcaaactagttacatttctacactttgtatttgctttggtttgtgttggcatcaatcaccaaaaaggggagattgaaagggaaatagtctcaatatttcctgtaatcgtttttggtgtttgacgaccataacAAACCTTGTgaactaaccagtttgcctagttgatcattccacaggtgcataagttcatctacaactattctaaagtgGACTGTCcagaataccatagattattccgaacaggagaagctttttaaaaaacagactaagcgcggaccgtccgggcccttgcggcggaccgtccacgacagcaggatgaccctcggacagaaccaatgcaaaaacccaagtctacactacggaccgtccggagggaaagcaagcaccgtccgagaccacgtgcggaccgtccggtctcaggcgcggaccgtccggtaggtgaggaaccgaaaaacccgaaggtgacgggttcggtaaaatgaattatagcgtcctcgcggaccgtccggggtgcacgaccggaccgtctgcgactgcctttatctgacatctgacgacacatttaatgcattatagccgttgatatagccgttactgctgaccgttgggatttcagtcgttgatgtgcaggggcggaccgtccggaccaggggcgcggaccgtccgcggttggcagaattggagcaacggctaggaagtggttggtggctataaatacaaccccaacgacCTCCATTCAATTCATCCAAGCACTCCAATcttccacattcaatacaagagcaagcaatccattccaagacacaatcaaagcctccaatctctctaAGTTCCAcatttgagacaagtgatcattagtgattagtgacttgagagagagagagagtgattcgtgtattatttgtcgctcttgtcgcttggcttttgcaatcgtgctttcttctattcccattcttattctctaagtgacttgtaatcaaagcaagagacaccaattgtgtggtggtccttgtggggtctaagtgacccatttaattaaggagaaagctcactcggtctaagtgaccgtttgagagagggaaagggttgaaagagacccgatctttgtgaccacctcaacggggagtaggtttgcaagaaccgaacctcagtaaaacaaatcgtcgtgtcatccgctcttatttgcttgtgacttgttttcgccctctctttcggactcgattatatttctaaccataaccccggcttgtagttgtacttaaagtttataaaattcagatttgactattcacccccctctagacgactttcaatagCTCATGTGGTACACTCAATATACAAAATGCCGCACACGACACATTACCCACAAATATTGATTCAACtacaactaaaactctatttattTACGGAAAGGGTGCACAGATGATAAAGCTACAGTCAATTGTAGAAAAGGAAACATATATaaaacttagaaacacaaacctaAAATTGTCAGATGAACCGCCACACGAGTAGTTCTCTATTTTATAAACCAAGTCTGTTTGTGTTTCAGAGAGGTGTCGTATGCGCCGTAAGGAAGCAAAACCGTGCACCGCGGTCTACGTTAggttcttatagagtagtagagatacaCGTACCTCTCGGCAAAAAAATTGTTCTATCGGATCACCCATATCTACTAGTGGGTATGAATTTACCCTCATACCTATATCCATGTTGATATGGGTCACTCGTCGATTCATCTGTACCCATATCTATATTTCAAACTTTTTTCTACAAACACGGCATCTATAGTGCAAAAAATGTGTTATAGAGCAAACATGGAAGCAAAGGGAAGAAGTCAACGGCGCTGCCTAGTCAAAAAACTTGACCCCATCGTTGAAATCCTCACAGACCCTAACATGGCGTGCTAGGTCCTCCACGTCCGCGGGCTTGTCCGTGCACTCGAGGCCCCGGGGTGGCGTGAGGTTGCACGGCTCCATGGACACCACCCGCCGGCACGGCGTCTCGGGAACCTTGTGGTCGAACGCAGTGAGCAGGATCGCCGGCCGAACGCCGGCGAGGCCGCTGCTCACATACCCGAACGTGGAGAGCCCGGACGTGATCAGCTCCTCGGAGAAGCTGAGCAGGTAGATCTCGGAGAGCGCCCTCTGGTTGTGCGCCAGGTTGTCCGTCGCCTGCCGCTCCCCGTGCGTCGGCTGGAACACGCCCACCATTTCGCCGCCCTTCGCCGCGTGCTCGTAGTACCTCGACCTCAGTCTCTCGAAGTGGTCGGCGTACAGAGAGACCACCAAGATGGCCGTGGAGTTGTTGGAGCCATCGCCACCATTCCGGTCGATCGCATCCTCGTCACCATCTTCGGTTTCCGGGAGTATGTGCTCCTGCCTGGAGCAGTTAAGGATCTGGTTGTACATGTCGTCGGCCGGGATGGAAGAGTGGCCGAACATCCTGATCTGCACGCCGATCCTCCGCGTCGCCGCAGGCAAGTAGGAGCGGTAGTACCTGGTGACCAAGCTCCACACGGGGTTGGCCGGGTGGAGTAGGTACCGGGACAGGAGGTGGTGCACGCTCTCCCTCTCCGGGAACAGCCGCCGGAGCTCGTCCTGGAACTCTGCCACCGCGTACATCGACGGCGTGAAGTAGAGGTCGCTGTACAGCAGCAGCCAGTTGATCTTGCCGAGCGCGCGTTGGTGCTCCCCGCAGAAGAAGAGCGGGTCCTTGAGCTGCCACCCTAGGCTCAGGTACACGTACGACGGAGTCGCGTTCGCAGCAGCCAGGCCGGGGCCGACCTTGCCGTCGCCGACGAGCCTCGTGTACGACCGATCAATGTCCTGGCCGACCCCGAACAGGTTGGCGACGGGGAAATCCTCCGCCGGGAGCCGCCACGTCGCGCCCGGGAACGGCTCGCAGAAGAGGTCGGCCGAGTCCGGGGGCACGGCGGCGAGGAGGACGCGGTCGGTGAGCAGCGCGTAGAGGAAGCCGCTCACCATGGACAGCATGCGGTTGCCCAGGCCGTCGAAGGGGAGCCACACGATGTAGGCGCACTCCATGTCGTCGGCGCTGCGGCCGGACCGGAGCTGCTCGACGGACTTGGCGTACAACGGCGTGCCGGGGGCGCACCGCCTGTGCCGAGCCTCGTACGCGCGCAGCTTGGCCAGGAGGTGCGGCGACGGCGCGAAGGGGAAGTGCTTGTAGTACTGCCATGACTGGTACCGGCTCCGGCACGCTCGCCGGTCCATGCCCGGAGCGAGCAGCCCTCCAAGAAGCTCGTCACGGCCGTGCACGTGAGGACCCTCTGTGAACCCTGGA contains these protein-coding regions:
- the LOC103631905 gene encoding probable fucosyltransferase 8 encodes the protein MEMASAAGGVPKKLDDDPAAHAAEPWPPAAREEKNKLWRRVLLVGSLVTLPLVAFFVLGRESASTAWLQMAIAKLTAMNNGTAGFTEGPHVHGRDELLGGLLAPGMDRRACRSRYQSWQYYKHFPFAPSPHLLAKLRAYEARHRRCAPGTPLYAKSVEQLRSGRSADDMECAYIVWLPFDGLGNRMLSMVSGFLYALLTDRVLLAAVPPDSADLFCEPFPGATWRLPAEDFPVANLFGVGQDIDRSYTRLVGDGKVGPGLAAANATPSYVYLSLGWQLKDPLFFCGEHQRALGKINWLLLYSDLYFTPSMYAVAEFQDELRRLFPERESVHHLLSRYLLHPANPVWSLVTRYYRSYLPAATRRIGVQIRMFGHSSIPADDMYNQILNCSRQEHILPETEDGDEDAIDRNGGDGSNNSTAILVVSLYADHFERLRSRYYEHAAKGGEMVGVFQPTHGERQATDNLAHNQRALSEIYLLSFSEELITSGLSTFGYVSSGLAGVRPAILLTAFDHKVPETPCRRVVSMEPCNLTPPRGLECTDKPADVEDLARHVRVCEDFNDGVKFFD